The genomic segment ATGATATTATCTCAAAATCTCtctcgatatatatatatatatatatatatatatatcgttgtagacttgtagttacTTTATTTGAAGTTATACAAGACTAATGTATGATTATATAATAGTTTCTCTATTACCCTTTGGTTTGACTCTAATTCATTTGAACTAAACTAAACCACCGCGCTCTCACTCTCTTCTCGTCTTCTCTGATAAACTCGAGTGCTTTAACTTATGTTAGCTTCTCATCAAGGGAAATATGGTCACTGCAACCGCAACTTCTGTAGTGGCCGCGACCAAGCCACTGACCAAAGAAGATCTGATTGACTATCATGCTTCTGGCTGCAAACCAAAGGAAATGTGGAGGTACAAGTATGATCATCATCTCCTCTCTTTGCTTTATCAAACTAAATTATTTGCATCTCTTGGAATATTGGGTATTCAGAATAGGTACAGAACACGAGAAAATTGGTTTCGAGGTCAAGACCTTGCGCCctataaaatttgaacaaatAACTGCACTGCTTAATGGTATTGCCGAGAGATATGATTGGGATAAGATGATGGAGGATGAAAGAATCATTGGTCTGAAACAGGTAACTAGCTCTCTTAGcttaatctcttctttttaaaatactaaatactGATAACAAATTTCATATGCTTTTTTGTTTGGCATTGATTATTACATTTCAGGGAATGAAAACCATAACACTAGAATATGGAGGCCAACTAGAGCTAAGTGGATTACCTCTAGAGACTGTGCACCAAATCAGTGATGAGCTCAATTCACATCTTAACCAGGTGAAAAATGTTGCTGAAGAAATGGAAATTGGTTTTTTAGGTATGGGCTATGAACCCAAATCTAGTCTCGAGGATGTCACCGTTGTGCGCAAGGTTCCTTCCTTTACTAACACATATACGTAGTTCTCATTATTTAATGTAGCCTACTCTagcaattgtgtttttttttttttcatgcgcaaagtgttttttttttatgagcaGAGAAGGAATAAAATTGTAGCAGACCACTTAACCAGATCTACCTCATCAGGACCTGACGTGTTTTTGAGAACGTGCTCTGTTCAGGTCAATCTGGACTATAGCTCAGAAACCGATATGATCAAAAAGTTTCGGGCTAGTCTAGCTTTGCAACCTGTGAGATGCTAGTTCTTTTAATGCTAGTGGTTTTTGGACTCATACAAagatttttcttactttttttggttatatttctAATCAAACAGGTCGTGACTGCCATGTTCGCAAATTCCCCTTTTAGTAATGGAAAACCAAATGGGTTTGTAAGCGTGAGGAGGTTGGTTTCTACGTTACTCGTTAGTATATTAGTAAAAGCATATTCCCCTCTCTCGAtctgtctttctctctctctctctctcgtgttcatttttctaatataagtTTCTCATCTATTGACATGCTTTGACAGTCACAAATATTTAGGTTCCGATAAGAGCCGCACAGGGATGCTACCTTTTGTTTTCGATGACTCATTCGGGTGAGTGTAgaattgctttttttctttctaaaactgTGATTCAACTTTTTCCTAAAACGTATGGTTAATCTTcattatgttaatatatataggtTTGAGCGATATGTCGAATACGCACTTGATTGTCCAATGTTGTTCTTAATTCGAAACAAAACCTATCTCAACTGTAAAGGAATGACATTTCGGGTCTACTTCttctttataagaaaaaaatcataaagtttTAAATCTTGATATCTTCTTGAGTCTGGTTATGATCTGAACATACTTCTTGACCTTTTCCAGGATTTCTTGACTGGGAAAATTTCTCATCTCTctaatgaaaaacctaccatTGACGACTGGGAAACTCATATAGGATCAATATGGCCGGAGGTTATTTACTTTGTTTCAAAACCACACCATTCAACTTCCTTGGTTCTTATTACGttcaaaatcatttttcttaTGATTATGTTTTGTAATAACACTAATAGGTCCGGTTAAAGAAATACTTGGAGATGAGAGGTGCTGATGTAGGTCCATTGGGGATGTTATGTGCCCTACCAGCTTTTTGGGTAAATTACATTAtctttttacaaatatataaaaattcttgTTTCGTgggtttattttaaattgtatttgAATCTCAGGTGGGTTTGCTATATGATGAAGACTCTCTCCAAACTACTCTCAATATGATAGATGACTGGACTCCTGAAGAATTAGAGATGCTTAGGACACAAGTAAACTTTGAAGAGAGAGCAAATACTTTACTTTTTGTCCAATTTAACGAAGTATTATAGTTTGATACCAATTATCATCTGGTTTCTATAGGTTCCAATCACTGGCCTAAAGACAATGTTTAGAGATAAGCCTTTGAAACATGTCGCAGAAGAAGTCCTAAAGCTAGCAAAGGTATATGTGTATCTGGTTTCTCCTTATAATGTGTAATATATACTGaagttattttgttattgttcaGGATGGTTTGGAGCGTAGAGGGTACAATGAAACCGGTTTCTTGAATGCTGTCGCCGAGGTGGTTAGAACaggtaattttttgtttctcggCCAGTCAACTGAAAATTTGCTAATTTTCTTGACAGAACTGTTAATACTTTTTCTCACTTAACTGAAAATAAGCTAATTATCTTGTTAAAACAGGGGTTACGCCTGCAGAGAAGCTCTTGGAGTTGTACAATGGAGACTGGGGGCAAAACGTAGATCATGTGTTCCGGGAATTGCGGTACTAGAAATGAACTGTGACCACGAGAACGTTCAAAAGctcaattatataattatataaataaagtcTCATGgcatttgaaaaataaaacttatcgTTGGTGTGCGAGGAgaaaaataaatctttgtaTGGAATAAAAACATTGTTGTAATTCATGGAATAAGAATATTATTGTTGtgattgttgttaaaaaaaacattgttgtaatttatgttattttatttggaagttCCCTTAATCAAATGGTTGATCCAGTGTTTATTAGAATTTCTACATCTAGTCTCGTGAATTACAACAGTATTTGAGTCAACATTGAAAGTTTTGGAACATATAAATAGGTCTTCTTATTCCCCTTTCTAACcacaagtaaaataaaaagtaaactcATCTAGTTATAATTTTACTATTCTTCATATTAAGAATATTTATTCTCAATTGGTATCTTTCAACATGTTAAGAAGTTACAGTTTTGGAATTGTTCTAAGCATTATCAAACTTTATTACACGCACGGCCTCCGTAAAGAACAAAATGACCTACATGTATCCAAGACGATTCCTTTACGTCGAGCACTGGATAACAATAATTGTTGTTTGAAAACCCTTCTGTGTTCCCAACCCTTTTGTCGGTATTATAATTTTCATCCACAATCGTGATTAGGCGCATATAGGCGTCCTTCTCGGGAGTCAACTGTAGATCACCATTTCCCATTGGAGGACTTGGAAGTGAAGGGCTATAGACTTCACCACCCCATTCTATACCTGTACCATGATTTTCTTTGAATCTGCTTGCTGGCCAGAACCCAACTTCTTGCCATGAGGGCCCCATCAGCAGCCACCAATTCCCGTTGGCTTTGTCCTGTactcaacaaaaccaaacttaaaacaaattcttaatttatagataaaaaagcTTGTCATGGCTTTAGAGTTCAACCATATTTACATGTTACTATCCGTACCCCCTAGCTAGTATGATCGAATTTATGACTTTAATAGTTGGGGAAAAAAATGAGCACGAAAAAAGTGACCTTCTGTATGGCGATGTCATAATCTCTCTCATGGAGAATTAGACCAGGAGCAAAATCTTGGCTGACTAGTATCATCCCGGATCCGTCCGGACAGAAGTTATGAAAACATGGACGTCCTCCCGCCTATATTAAACCATATAACATGTGACtattaatcatttatttatatatggtatggaaaaaaaaaataagatagcTGCTCACATTTGTAAATACAAACAGCCGAATCCAAGCGTCTTTGTATAATTGTGGGTGTGACTAAAAATGAATAGACAATAAGAATCATGTATTTTGATAATAGAAAAGGATATAAAAAGCAGATCTAAATAAATCTACTTACGATCCGACCAACTTGAATGAATTCATTTCCGATTTGAAAGGTCATCCGACCAGAGGTGAATTGCATAGGTCCAGCCAGACAAGTGCCTCTATGCATATTCATAGATGCACCATTGTAAATCCTTGGTTTTCCTTTAGTCCGCACCACAGAAAAGTACTGAAAACAATGATTGAGAAAACTAACATTGTGATATGGCATAATTGTAATGTGCTCGGATAGTATCAATATCATAATTAAAGTTAATAGAAACCACTATTTTGctatattcaaatataaatgtATCACAATATAGATAATATTAGAAATTCAATTACAATGTACAATTACTCATGGTTtttcttagcaaaaaaaaattacttatgtttttaatgtcatCCGCCATATGTATGTATTACTATTCACgaaatataaatcaaaacatTTACTGTTGGCAATAAGGTATATACATTTCAACGTGTTTAAACCCCTAAGCACTTAAATAATTGTTATCTATATATCTACTTAAAAAGGATTAGGACAATTATTTAATAGATAACATAT from the Camelina sativa cultivar DH55 chromosome 12, Cs, whole genome shotgun sequence genome contains:
- the LOC104731180 gene encoding glutamate--cysteine ligase, chloroplastic produces the protein MVTATATSVVAATKPLTKEDLIDYHASGCKPKEMWRIGTEHEKIGFEVKTLRPIKFEQITALLNGIAERYDWDKMMEDERIIGLKQGMKTITLEYGGQLELSGLPLETVHQISDELNSHLNQVKNVAEEMEIGFLGMGYEPKSSLEDVTVVRKRRNKIVADHLTRSTSSGPDVFLRTCSVQVNLDYSSETDMIKKFRASLALQPVVTAMFANSPFSNGKPNGFVSVRSHKYLGSDKSRTGMLPFVFDDSFGFERYVEYALDCPMLFLIRNKTYLNCKGMTFRDFLTGKISHLSNEKPTIDDWETHIGSIWPEVRLKKYLEMRGADVGPLGMLCALPAFWVGLLYDEDSLQTTLNMIDDWTPEELEMLRTQVPITGLKTMFRDKPLKHVAEEVLKLAKDGLERRGYNETGFLNAVAEVVRTGVTPAEKLLELYNGDWGQNVDHVFRELRY
- the LOC104733367 gene encoding uncharacterized protein LOC104733367, with amino-acid sequence MKLGCPLPVMWMTFLCYILCCSILMGQGHRHDIVEAAEKIKSFEDFEIEQKLKHINKPAVKIIKSISGQRYGCVDFYKQPGFDQSSMKNHTFHYKMRMISHPKGSKVKRETVLRNKTFGHLWENGVGCPIGTVPIYRATKDDLLRMKSFDDENYNPQSSWKSTYQPTLSNEGHHYFSVVRTKGKPRIYNGASMNMHRGTCLAGPMQFTSGRMTFQIGNEFIQVGRISHPQLYKDAWIRLFVFTNAGGRPCFHNFCPDGSGMILVSQDFAPGLILHERDYDIAIQKDKANGNWWLLMGPSWQEVGFWPASRFKENHGTGIEWGGEVYSPSLPSPPMGNGDLQLTPEKDAYMRLITIVDENYNTDKRVGNTEGFSNNNYCYPVLDVKESSWIHVGHFVLYGGRACNKV